A part of Rattus rattus isolate New Zealand chromosome 4, Rrattus_CSIRO_v1, whole genome shotgun sequence genomic DNA contains:
- the Slc25a27 gene encoding mitochondrial uncoupling protein 4 isoform X9 has protein sequence MQGEAALAKLGDGAMESTPYRGMMRTALGIVQEEGFLKLWQGVTPAIYRHVVYSGGRMVTYEHLREVVFGKSEDEHYPLWKSVIGGMMAGVIGQFLANPTDLVKVQMQMEGKRRLEGKPLRFRGVHHAFAKILAEGGIRGLWAGWIPNIQRAALVNMGDLTTYDTVKHYLVLNTALEDNIATHGLSSLCSGLVASILGTPADVIKSRIMNQPRDKQGRGLLYKSSTDCVIQAVQGEGFLSLYKGFLPSWLRMTPWSMVFWLTYEKIRQMTGVSPF, from the exons ATGCAAGGAGAAGCTGCCCTTGCTAAGTTGGGAGATGGTGCGATGGAATCCACCCCTTACAGGGGCATGATGCGCACGGCCCTGGGGATTGTCCAGGAGGAAGGCTTCCTAAAGTTGTGGCAAGGAGTGACGCCCGCCATTTACAGACACGTAG TGTACTCTGGAGGTCGGATGGTCACCTACGAACATCTCCGGGAAGTTGTGTTTGGCAAAAGTGAAGATGAACATTATCCCCTCTG GAAGTCCGTCATTGGAGGGATGATGGCTGGCGTCATCGGACAGTTTTTAGCCAACCCCACTGACCTCGTGAAGGTCCAGATGCAAATGGAAGGGAAACGTAGACTGGAAGGGAAACCCCTGAG ATTCCGTGGAGTACATCACGCGTTTGCAAAAATCTTAGCTGAAGGAGGAATCCGTGGGCTTTGGGCAGGCTGGATACCCAATATTCAGAGAGCAGCGCTTGTGAACATGGGAG ATTTAACCACTTACGACACAGTGAAGCACTACCTGGTATTGAACACAGCACTTGAAGACAATATCGCCACTCACGGCTTATCCAG TTTGTGTTCTGGACTGGTGGCTTCTATTCTGGGAACACCAGCCGATGTCATCAAAAGCCGAATAATGAACCAACCTCGAGACAAACAAGGAAG agGGCTTTTGTATAAGTCATCTACTGACTGCGTGATCCAGGCTGTTCAAGGAGAGGGCTTCCTGAGCCTGTATAAAGGCTTTCTACCCTCCTGGCTGAGAATG ACCCCTTGGTCAATGGTGTTCTGGCTTACTTATGAAAAAATCAGACAGATGACTGGAGTCAGTCCATTTTAA